The segment GTGCAACTGGATGAGGATCGCGAAGAAATACGGGCACAAGGTCGTCGCGATCGACGAAGAGGTGACGGCAATTGCTGACGAACGGTTCGTCCTGAAAGAGGTTTGGCCGGAGTCCCTGCCTCTGGTCGACCGGTTTTTTCTCCAGGGTCCCAATCAGTACGAGATCTATGAACGGGCCTTTCCGGAGCACAAGAACCGGTTCGAGATCACGGGAAATCCGAGGTTCGATCTGCTGAGGAAAGAGTTCACCGAAGCGTTCTTGTCCGATGCCATGCAGTATCGTGAGCGCTATGGCCGCTACATTCTGATCAATACGAACTTTGGATATGTGAACACCGCATGGGGGCAGCCTGCGGACTTCGAGCGCATCTGCGGGGAGGTCGGCTATGTCGACCACAACGATCCGGAGGACAACAAGTTTCTCCGGGACTTCCTCCAGCTCGAGACGGAAAACCTCGCCGGCTTCAAGCGCATGATCCGGGGGCTTCGAGACCGGTTCCCGGAACACCAGATTATTCTGCGGCCGCATCCCGCCGAGAATGTAACGACCTGGCGGGATGAACTTCAAGGCGAGGAACGCATACACGTCGTGTTCGAAGGCTCTGCGGTTCCCTGGATGCTGGGGGCCGATTTCTTCGTGCACAACACCTGTACGACCGGAACGGAGGCGATGGTGCTCGGTGTCCCGGTCGCAGCCTATGCGCCGTTCACCAACTGGGTCGAAGCGATCTTCCTGTCCAATCTGGTGACACCTGTGCATCGGGACATGGAGAGTCTCTTCGGAGCCGTTGCCGCGGGAATAGCGGATCGTGAGGCCTTCGTCGCCGCCATGCATTCCGAGAAGGGCGAAATACTGCGTTCGCACATTTCAGGTCTGGACGAGCGGTATGCCATGTCCGGGATCTTTCGCGGCATCGATCAGCTTCCGATAGAACCGGTATCAGGAAGTCTTTTCCGGAACGGAACCCGTCTGACAACGCAGGTGCGGCGAACCGACTACCAGCGCAAGAAGATCGATCTCGATACCGCCGAGTTGAACAAGCGTATCACCAATCTGCTGAAGGCAACGGGACTTGGCTTCATGGCAAAAGCCGAAAAGATCGGCGACTCGCTCTTCGTCATTGCCCCGGTCGACTAGGCAGGGGCGGTGCGGAAACCCCTTGGTAAATTGCCACCGCCTTCGGTTGCTTCCCGATTACCGAGTGCGTTTGCTGTCGTGACTTAAATCCGTGAGTATTTCCGAGACTTTTCGGATTGAATTTTGATAAACCTCCGGCCTTGGTCCGGCGGTCGGCCCGCCGGCGTATTCGATACTGGGATCGGGTCTGACAGGTAATTGACGTGAGCAGTGAATCTCCGCGGAGCTACAAACATCTTTATCTGCCGATTGAAGAATCCGCACGCGAGCTGAATGCGCGGCTGCTTCTTCTCGTGGCTGCAGTCAATCGGGGGTATCGCGTGGTGATCGGCCAGCAGTGGCTGATGGTCCATAACCTCTACAATCTCACACCAGGCGTCGTGTTCTTCAAAGGCCTGAACAGAATCCAGGCAAACTGGATGGGACTGGCGAGGAAATATGGCCACCGCGTTGCCGCGATCGACGAGGAAGTCACCGCAATCGCTGCCAAGCGCTTTGTCCTGAAGGAAGTATCCGAGGAGTCCCTGCCGCTGATCGACAGGTTCTTTCAGCAGGGCCAGAATCAGCACGACATCTACGAAGAGGCTTTCCCTGACCATCATGAGCGGTTCGTGATTACCGGCAATCCCCGGTTCGATCTGCTGCGAAAGCAGTTCACCCGGGCGTTCGAGGGGGATGCCGTACAATACCGGGAACGGTACGGCCGTTACATCCTGATCAACACGAACTTCGGCTTCGTGAACACGGTTTACGGCGCGCCCGAAGACTTCATCGATACCTGCGAGAGGGTTGGCTACGCCTATCGGAATGACCCGGAGGACGCCAAGTTCTTCAAGGATTTCCTGGAGCTGGAAGCGAGGAATATGGCGGCCTTCCAGGTCATGATCCGGGCACTGCGGGACCGCTTTCCCGGGCACCGGATCGTGCTGCGCCCGCATCCGGCGGAGAACATGGCAACTTGGAAGGAGGCCTTGGCCGGCGAGGAGCGCATTCACGTCGTGTTCGAGGGCTCTGCCGTTCCCTGGATGCTCGGGGCCGATTTCTTCATTCACAATACCTGTACGACCGGAACGGAGGCGATGGTGCTGGGCGTTCCGGTCGCGGCCTACGCCTCTTTCACCAACTGGGTTGAGTCGATCTTTCTCTCCAATCTGGTAACGCCGGTATACCGTGACCTTGAGAATCTGTTCGGAGCCGTCGCCGCCGGGATCGCGGATCGTGAGGCTTTCGTCGCGGCCATCCACGCTGAGAAGGGCGCAATCCTGCGCCAGCATATCTCGGGTCTGGACGAACGCCTGGCGACGGGCGGTGTTTTTCACGGCATAGAACAGATTGCTCCCGAGCCGGTCGCGTGCAGCATCTTCAGGGAAGGCGGGCGGCTGAAACATGGTTTCCGGCGCACAGACTATCAGCGCAAGAAGATCGACCTGGATACAACAGAGTTTAAGTTGCGCTTGTCGAATATTCTGAAGGCGACTGGCCTAGGGCTTAATGCGGAAGCCGAGAAGATCGGCGACTCGCTGTTTCTCGTGACGCCGACGGATTGAGGCTGCTGGGCGACGGGTCGCGCCCGGTTTCTCATCCGGCGATGAACTGTTTCAGAATCCGGAGGCCCACCGGTCCGCTCCGCTCCGGATGGAACTGGACGCCGGTGACGTTTTCATGCGCAACCGCAGCGGTCACCCTCGTCGATCCATAATGCGTGGTCGCCAGGATAGCCGAGGGGTGTTCGGGCATGCCGTGGAAGCTGTGCACGAAATAGGCATATTCACCCGGCAAGACCGACCTTAGCGGGGTTCCGTCCCACCTGTCAGGCGCCGGCCGTTCCAGCGGTGCCCAGCCGATATGCGGAAGCTTGAAGGCGTTTTCTCCGGGGGCCGGAGCGAGTTTCTGAACTCTGCCCGGGATTAGCCCGATTCCGGGATGTTCGCCGAATTCCTCACCGATCTCGAACAGCGCCTGCATGCCGACGCAGATGCCGAGCATAGGGCGGCCGGTCTCCGCGAATTCCCGTGCCAGATCGACCGCGCCGTAGCGCCGCATCGCCGCGAGGCATTTGGCGAAGGCGCCGACGCCGGGCAGGATCAGCCGCTCGACCTGGTCGGCCCGCGGACAGGTGTCGACAAGCTCGACATCTGCGCCGCATTTCTCGACAGCACGGCAGACGCTGAAGAGATTGCCGATCCCGAAATCGAGCACCGTGACCTTGGGACTGCTCATGCCTTTGCGATCTCCCGGATCGGAATCTCACGTGAGAGGGCCTGTTCCCGGATTTCGGCGATGGTCATCCGGTCGTAGTGCAGGATATCGGCCATCGCGATGGCGTCGGCATGGCCCTGTAGCACCGCCTTTGCCAGATCGTCGACAGAACCCATGCCCCCGGAGGCGATGACCGGAATGCTGACACGGTCCGCAACTGTGCGGACCAAGTCGATGTCGAAGCCCTTCCGGGTGCCTTCCTGGTCGATTGAGGTCAGTAGCAGCTCTCCCGCGCCAAGCTCCTCGGCCTCGCGGATCCACTCGATCGCATCGCGCCCGGTATGTTCCCGCCCGTTGTCGGTATAGGCTTCCCAGCCACCATTGCCGAGGCGCTTCGCCTCCACGGAAAGAACCACCGCCTGGCTGCCGAACTCCTCGGCGATCTCGGTTAGCAGCGCCGGGCGGGCGATCGCCGCCGTGTTGATCGCTACCTTGTCCGCCCCCGAGCGGAGCAGCTTGCGGGCATCCTCGACGGAGCGCACCCCGCCGCCGACCGTGATCGGCACGAAAACGTGGCGCGCCGTATGTTCGAGGATATCGGTCAGGTTGTTGCGCCCGTAGAGGCTTGCGACCGAGTCCATGTAGATGATCTCGTCGATCCCCTGCTCGTAATAACGCTGGGCATAGAGCTGCGGGTCGCCGATGACCCGGAGACCCTCGAGGTGGATCCCCTTGATCAGGTTCGGGCCCTTGATGTCCAGGCGCGCAATGAGGCGGATGGGGCGCACGGCTGCTGCTTCCGTTCTTCCGAGGTCAGTTTTGCTGCCAGACGGTGCGGCGCAGGGACCAGGACCCGTCCTCCGCGCGCTGCCAGAGATGCGGCGAGCGGAAGCGGTCCGCCAGATGCAGGAAATATTCCTTGGTCATTTCCTTCTGTTCGAAATTCTTCGAGGCGACAGGGAATTCTTTCTCGGGGATGCTCATATAGGCGAAATTGTCCGCCTCGAAGCGGTCCGGATATTCGCCGTCGAAGCGCTTGACCAGCGCCACGCCCTCTTCGCGCAGAATGTCGCGGGAGCGGATTTCCTGCGCCGCGTCGTAGGTCGCCCGGCCGATGCCGAATTTCACATGGGTGCAGAAATAGTGCAGGTCGTCGATCTTGTCGTCGATGCTGTTGTACTTGCTGTAGGTGCCCGGCGTCCGTTCCGGCGAGGCCTGGAAACCGCCATGTTCGACGGCGTAATAGTAGGCGCTCTGCGGGTGCCACTTCAGATAGTAACCCAGATAGTGCACCGAGACCCCGACATCCTCGAGCCGGTCCGGATCTGCGGGCATATAGGGGATGAAATCCTGCTCCTCGAGCCCGAAATCTTCCTGCAGCTCGGTCAGCGAGACACCGCCGAGATAGATGTTGTCGAAATCCTTCGACGCATAATAGGTGTTCGAGCGGATCGGCGAGACCACGTCGCTCTTCGGATTGCCGTACTCGGCCTCGTTCTCGCCGTAGAATACGAGCGGAATGTCAAACTGTTCGGCGAGCTTCGGCGCCAGGTTCTTCTGCCCGAGAATGAACGGTTGGAACGGGTGGTAGAGATTCTCCACCGCGAGCCGCGTCAGCAGCCGGTGTACCCGGCCGTTCGGGGTGCAGAGATAGTTGTCGAAGCCGGCATGGATCCAGGCCTCGAAATTCTTCCAGCCCCAGTCAGTGTGAATGTGCGGCGCCCAGGTGGCGGTGAGCGGATGCATGCCGTACTTGGTTTTCAGGATATGGGCCGCGTAGAAGCTGTCCTTGCCGCCCGAGCCGGGGAGGAGGCAGTCATATTTGCCGTCCTTGCTGCGATATTCGTCGCAGAGCGCGACCAGTTCCTGTTCGCGGGCATCCCAGTCGATCGCGCCATGTTTCTGTTCGGCGACACGGCAGGCATCGCAGACGCCTTCCTCATCGAGCGCGATGGTCTGCTTGCGGCTCTCCTTCGTGTGCTTGAACTCGACGCTCGAGTTCGGGCGCTGGTTGGAGATCACGCAGCGGCTGCAGAACTGCACGTCCTGGGGCAGACCGTAGCGTGTCTGCAGGTCGGAAGTTTCGGGCGCGAATTTCGAGAAATCGATATCGATGTGCGCGGGATACTTGAACATGAAGGCCTTGCATTTTCCGGAGGCGCAGGAAGCCTGTGTCCTACCACGTTTGCCACGCGCCAGATCAAGAAATTTTATCCTGTTTCCCGCCGCGTAAAGCCGACTCCGCCCAAGCTGTCGCACAATCCGGAAGCGCTGCATGAACTCTGCGCGCTTGTGTCTCCACCGGCTCCCGGCTAGGCAGTAGCCGCATTGCTGAATTTCTCCGGGACTCCCGGACTTCTCCAGGTACGGCACGGTTGGCGGAATGCAGGGCCAGATGGACGAATTCAACTCTTTGCCGAAAGGCTCGCTGTTCTGCTTCGGGCTCGGGTTTACCTGCGCACGTCTCGCACGAAGGGTGCAAGAGCTGTCCTGGGCGGCCGCGGGCACAAGGCGGCATGTCGAAAGTCCGGACCGTGAAGGCGAGGGCATTCCGGTGCATGCTTTCTCCGGTCTTGCTCCGATGGAACGGGCGGCGGAGATTCTCGCGAACGTCACCCACATCGTCGCCTCGATCCCACCGGGAGAGCATGGCGATCCGATACTCCGTTTCCACGAAGCCGATCTGCGGTCGCTCCCGAACCTGCAGTGGGTCGGCTATCTCTCGACCCCCGCGGTCTATGGGGACCGGCAGGGTGCGATCGTTCATGAAGATGACGAACCGAACCCCGGATCGGTCCGGGGCGCGCGGCGGCTGGCCGCGGAGCGGGCCTGGGTATCGGCCTTCGACGGGACTGGCGTTTCGGTGCAGGTCTTCCGTCTTTCCGGGATCTATGGGCCGGGCCGGAACGCCCTCGAGCAGCTCCGCGCGGGAACCGCGAGGATCATCAACAAGCCGGGGCAGGTCTTCAACCGCATCCATGTCGACGATATCGGCACGATCCTGATGGCCTCGATGGCGCGGCCGTCGCATGGGCGGATCTACAACGTCGCCGACGACGAGGCCTGTGCGAGCGGGGACGTCATCTGCTACGCGGCCGAACTGCTGGGCATGGAACCGCCGGCGCCGATTCCCTACAACAGCGCGGAGCTCTCCCCGATGGCCCGGTCGTTCTATGCCGAGTGTAAGCGGCTGGACACGGGCCGGATCAGGACCGAACTCGGCGTCGAGCTCGCCTATCCGACATATCGAGAGGGACTGAGGCGCATTCTTGACGATATGGAAGCCGCCGCGTAGAGCGAGTGTGTAGAGGGATCAGAGGGGGGACGGGCATGTCGCGGACACCGGTCCATATCGTCGGCTGCGGAGGACATGCGAAAGTCATCACCTCCATGATTGCGGCCGGCGACCGCTTCGAGATCGCCTCCTTCATCGACCGTGCGCCGGCGGCCGGCACCCGGTTTCTCGACCGGCCCGTCGTGGCCGAGGAAGTGTTCCTCGCCGAGGGGGGCGGCGACGCGGTGGTATTCGGGCTCGGCGAATGGCAGCACCGCGCCGCAGCGGTGGCGCGCTTTAAGGCCGCGGGCTTTTCCAGCTTTCCGGCCGTCGTGGCGCCGTCCGCCACCGTATCGCCGGATGTGACAGTCGGCGAAGGCAGCGTCCTGATGCCCGGCGTCTACGTCAATGCGGGCAGCGAGATCGGTGATTTCTGCGTCCTTAATACCGGCGCGATCCTCGACCATGATTGCTGGCTCGGCCGTGGCGCGGCTCTGGCTCCCGGAGTGACCGTCGGCGGTGGGTGCCGAATCGGTGGCGGTGCTTATATTGGCATCGGCGCCTCGGTGTCGCACGGACGGACGCTCGGAGACGGCGCGGTTCTGGGCGGTGGCGGTTTCCTGAAGGATGATGCTGGGGCGGGCGAATTCTGGGCCGGGGTTCCGGCGTCCTTTATCCGCAAGCGTGCGCCCGGCGAAACGATACTGTGAGTTCGAATGACCCAAGGATCTGACGGCCGGCGCACCTTCGTCATCGCCGAAGCCGGTGTGAACCATAACGGCGATCTCGCGCTTGCCCGGCAACTGGTCGAGATCGCGGTCGATGCCGGCGCCGACGCGGTCAAGTTCCAGACCTTTTCCGCCGGGGGGCTGGTCGCGGCTAATGCGCCCATGGCGGAGTACCAGAAAACCAATACCGGCAGCGACCGCTCCCAGCTCGACATGCTGGCAGAGCTCGAGCTGTCCC is part of the Nisaea sediminum genome and harbors:
- a CDS encoding surface carbohydrate biosynthesis protein, giving the protein MSSDSHQSYKHLYLPIEESARELNARLLLVIAAISKGYRVVIGQQWLLAHNLYNLAPGVVFFKGTNRIQCNWMRIAKKYGHKVVAIDEEVTAIADERFVLKEVWPESLPLVDRFFLQGPNQYEIYERAFPEHKNRFEITGNPRFDLLRKEFTEAFLSDAMQYRERYGRYILINTNFGYVNTAWGQPADFERICGEVGYVDHNDPEDNKFLRDFLQLETENLAGFKRMIRGLRDRFPEHQIILRPHPAENVTTWRDELQGEERIHVVFEGSAVPWMLGADFFVHNTCTTGTEAMVLGVPVAAYAPFTNWVEAIFLSNLVTPVHRDMESLFGAVAAGIADREAFVAAMHSEKGEILRSHISGLDERYAMSGIFRGIDQLPIEPVSGSLFRNGTRLTTQVRRTDYQRKKIDLDTAELNKRITNLLKATGLGFMAKAEKIGDSLFVIAPVD
- a CDS encoding surface carbohydrate biosynthesis protein translates to MSSESPRSYKHLYLPIEESARELNARLLLLVAAVNRGYRVVIGQQWLMVHNLYNLTPGVVFFKGLNRIQANWMGLARKYGHRVAAIDEEVTAIAAKRFVLKEVSEESLPLIDRFFQQGQNQHDIYEEAFPDHHERFVITGNPRFDLLRKQFTRAFEGDAVQYRERYGRYILINTNFGFVNTVYGAPEDFIDTCERVGYAYRNDPEDAKFFKDFLELEARNMAAFQVMIRALRDRFPGHRIVLRPHPAENMATWKEALAGEERIHVVFEGSAVPWMLGADFFIHNTCTTGTEAMVLGVPVAAYASFTNWVESIFLSNLVTPVYRDLENLFGAVAAGIADREAFVAAIHAEKGAILRQHISGLDERLATGGVFHGIEQIAPEPVACSIFREGGRLKHGFRRTDYQRKKIDLDTTEFKLRLSNILKATGLGLNAEAEKIGDSLFLVTPTD
- the hisH gene encoding imidazole glycerol phosphate synthase subunit HisH — translated: MSSPKVTVLDFGIGNLFSVCRAVEKCGADVELVDTCPRADQVERLILPGVGAFAKCLAAMRRYGAVDLAREFAETGRPMLGICVGMQALFEIGEEFGEHPGIGLIPGRVQKLAPAPGENAFKLPHIGWAPLERPAPDRWDGTPLRSVLPGEYAYFVHSFHGMPEHPSAILATTHYGSTRVTAAVAHENVTGVQFHPERSGPVGLRILKQFIAG
- the hisF gene encoding imidazole glycerol phosphate synthase subunit HisF, which produces MRPIRLIARLDIKGPNLIKGIHLEGLRVIGDPQLYAQRYYEQGIDEIIYMDSVASLYGRNNLTDILEHTARHVFVPITVGGGVRSVEDARKLLRSGADKVAINTAAIARPALLTEIAEEFGSQAVVLSVEAKRLGNGGWEAYTDNGREHTGRDAIEWIREAEELGAGELLLTSIDQEGTRKGFDIDLVRTVADRVSIPVIASGGMGSVDDLAKAVLQGHADAIAMADILHYDRMTIAEIREQALSREIPIREIAKA
- a CDS encoding N-acetyl sugar amidotransferase: MFKYPAHIDIDFSKFAPETSDLQTRYGLPQDVQFCSRCVISNQRPNSSVEFKHTKESRKQTIALDEEGVCDACRVAEQKHGAIDWDAREQELVALCDEYRSKDGKYDCLLPGSGGKDSFYAAHILKTKYGMHPLTATWAPHIHTDWGWKNFEAWIHAGFDNYLCTPNGRVHRLLTRLAVENLYHPFQPFILGQKNLAPKLAEQFDIPLVFYGENEAEYGNPKSDVVSPIRSNTYYASKDFDNIYLGGVSLTELQEDFGLEEQDFIPYMPADPDRLEDVGVSVHYLGYYLKWHPQSAYYYAVEHGGFQASPERTPGTYSKYNSIDDKIDDLHYFCTHVKFGIGRATYDAAQEIRSRDILREEGVALVKRFDGEYPDRFEADNFAYMSIPEKEFPVASKNFEQKEMTKEYFLHLADRFRSPHLWQRAEDGSWSLRRTVWQQN
- a CDS encoding SDR family oxidoreductase produces the protein MDEFNSLPKGSLFCFGLGFTCARLARRVQELSWAAAGTRRHVESPDREGEGIPVHAFSGLAPMERAAEILANVTHIVASIPPGEHGDPILRFHEADLRSLPNLQWVGYLSTPAVYGDRQGAIVHEDDEPNPGSVRGARRLAAERAWVSAFDGTGVSVQVFRLSGIYGPGRNALEQLRAGTARIINKPGQVFNRIHVDDIGTILMASMARPSHGRIYNVADDEACASGDVICYAAELLGMEPPAPIPYNSAELSPMARSFYAECKRLDTGRIRTELGVELAYPTYREGLRRILDDMEAAA
- a CDS encoding NeuD/PglB/VioB family sugar acetyltransferase, with product MSRTPVHIVGCGGHAKVITSMIAAGDRFEIASFIDRAPAAGTRFLDRPVVAEEVFLAEGGGDAVVFGLGEWQHRAAAVARFKAAGFSSFPAVVAPSATVSPDVTVGEGSVLMPGVYVNAGSEIGDFCVLNTGAILDHDCWLGRGAALAPGVTVGGGCRIGGGAYIGIGASVSHGRTLGDGAVLGGGGFLKDDAGAGEFWAGVPASFIRKRAPGETIL